The Anas acuta chromosome 1, bAnaAcu1.1, whole genome shotgun sequence genome segment ACAGGgaatgtcacagaatcacagaattgtaggggttggaagggacctcaggagatcatcgggtccaacccccctccCAAAGCAGGCTCctgagagcaggctgcccaggtaggcatccaggcgggccttgaatatctccagagaaggagagcccacaacctccctgggcagcctgttccagtgctctgtcaccctcactgtgaagaagttctttcgcacGCTGCTGCGGAACTTCCTGTCATCCAtgttgtggccattgccccttgtcctgtccccacaaaccacccaaaagaggttggccaaatccctctgcctcccacgCTTAAGATATGTGTAACATTAATACCATCCCCAATTCACCTTCGGGTGAATGCTTGCAAAGTTCACACTTTATTGGCAGGCAGGAACAACCTTTGATTCAATTTCTGAGCTAACTTTTATGAAGGAGCTGAGAAACCAATGGCTTTGGAGAGTCCAAACctgaaaaaacagagaattCAGAAGCTATGAAAAGAGACATGTTGAGCCTTTACTCTTCTCAGAGTATTATAATGGATACAAATTGGAGAAGTCTTTTAAATTGTAAAACCCCATTCCTTTAACATGCCAAATACCATTGCTTTGGATCTTCTGCTGTGAGACTTGGGGAAAATCAGGTAAAGAGCTGTGCGGGTTTCAGCCAGGATAgggttctttttcttcctaggGACTGGTATGCGCATTTTGGAGGAAAGTAACTCCAAATCCCAAATATAAACAACTTCTAGAGATAAAAATGTGAGGAGTCCAAGGTCGTGAAATCTGAAAGACAGCTTACTTTGCTAGGCTTTCTATGAAAGAGGTCATTCTTAATGCAATATTAGAGATCCTTCGATGGAAAGCAAGAACATTATTTAATCCAAAAGCCAGGTGCCACAAAGAGTAAAGAGATTTGGTGTAAGGGTATCTAACAGATTGAAATGTGGGTAAATATTTTGGTACTACCATAACATCCAGTCATAATGAGTTGCATGCAACTTTTtgacctccttttttttttttttttttttttttttccccagtcattTACCCACCCACATACAGTGCAACGAAAACAGATTTAGTAATAAAAGTAAGTATTCAGATAATCTAATAAAAACGTTTTGGTTATTCCAGCTTGTTATAGAAAAGCACCAAAAGttcaaaacatgcaaaacagcacagagaagtTGTGCAAATAAGTCTCAAAAGTGCATGACTGCTTCGCATGCAACCAAGAATCGTACAGCAGTGTTCTAGGTGTCTTTGCTGAAGTGCATTGTGTTTCATCATACACGATCAGGCTGCTGGAGGCTTTGCCTTTGGTCATTCCATTTCACCAAGCATCTCATCACTTGTCTTAATCTTGGCGTTGTCCAGTGCCTGTTGGCTTTCGATTGTGAAAGGGCATGGAAGACAAGCTGTGCTAATGCAGAAATGAATGAGTTCCTCTTGATGTAGCACATTCCTAGGtgttatttcacaaaataaataaataaataaataaataaataatgaaatgaaatgaaatgaaatgaaatgaaatgaaatgaaataaaataaaataaaataaaataaaataaaataaaataaaataaaataaaataaaataaaataaaataaaataaaataataaaacttgaTTATTTAAATTCTAAAGGAGGCTAATGTTTTAATGTGtaagataaacaaaaacactatgGAAACTTGCCTCATGGATATGTCTTTTCCCCTTTAGCAATGAACAAAACGGCTACAATCATCTGGCCAAGCTTTTTGTTAGAAATGATGCTGCTACTATCTTGAGAGAGCTGGAAGCGAGTTTTCCTAGAATAagatagttcagttggaagggaccttcaaagatcgaGTCCAACTGTCTGACCTCTTCAAGGAGAATCAAAAGCTAAAGCCCATTCTTGAGGGCATTGCCCAAATGCCTCTGGAACACTGGGAGTCCTGGGGTGTCAAGCACCTCTCAAGGATGCCTGTTCCAGGGTTTGATCGCCCCACAGTAAAGAATTCTTTCCTAATGTGCAGTCTGAACTTAACCCTTGCAGCTTTTCACCATTTCCGTGCATTCTAGCATTCTTGCTTCAGAAGCCTTCAAGGCTGTAAACTACTGTTTCTCTTAGCATGGGTCCAGACGGTTCTGGATGCTAACTGGAAGTGTGTCACCCTGCCAGAGGACTTGTGTATGCCATTTTGTTACATTCTTCACTGGATTGGAGGAAAGTAAATGAGCTCTATCCAGCATGGCCATCAAGCAGATGCAGAAGACGCTTAGTCATTGGGTACTTTGTTCTCCCAAACCACTGCAGATTTAGAAGAGAGTACGCCTAGACAATGCAGTGTTTGGAAAACTGACTGAAATAGCTGGTGTATTAATCTCCTGATGTTGGTGGTTGCCACGTTTTGTCTGCCTACAATATGGTAATCAGAGAGATGAAGCTGGGGATAGAACAGCATCCTCTTCTGAATAAAGTCAAGTCAACATTGTGGAAAGACTGACTTCTAGCTTCTTTCTCATACTGTGCAAAGTGTGTCTATATTACTATGCAAATAATACTGAGTTCTACACTAGACAGAAGATCTAGACACATTTCtagacagaaattattttctaggaTAATCATCAAGAAAGCTGGCCAGCTGTAGGACAGCATCCTCAAAGCAGTAGTAATTCCTTACTTAATGTATGCAGTCTAAGTAGGGCTAGTACGGAAGTCtccattctgattttaaaaaacaataaaaatctgaagacGAGTTGCTTAATCTAATGAAGTCATGCACCTTACTCTCTGGCATAAGGTGACACTTGCTCCAGTTATTTTCAAGAACGTAGTGTTGTTATTacactttggggaaaaaaatacataaaattggTGTGAGATGAGTACATTCCCAGGGGAGATAAAACACTACAATTAAACTGTAATGTAGAGATCTTGTTCGTAAGACACACATATGTGAATTCAGCTTATAGGTCTAAATTCAGGCTTCTCTCATGTTGCAGAAGCAACAGTGAAACCTCTGCACGCTGTCAAAATAGCACAGAACCAATAACAAGGATGTCCAATGTATGTTGCAGGGGAGACGTTCGGGtctttgtgattttgtttttcatagatGTTTGTCGTTTTGGCTTTTAGAGAACTGACCCAGTGATGTTAATCcgcattgctttcttttcctacttCATGCATTCAGCGTATCTTTAGATATAGCTTGAAATTCGGGAGCTTATACTGGACGCACAGGAAAAACCAGGAGCTGCAGTCCAGGTGAGCTGTTAGTGACCAAGATGTGTGACTGCTTTTCAAGGTCCAGCGCCCTACTGCAAAAATACTTGTGAAGGCTTCCCACATGCAAGAGCAAGAAGTTGGAGATGGAACTAGCTTTGTCCTTGTTCTTGATCAAGTCCTGCAGAAATTAGCCTTCTGAGGCTGGGATTATCAGTCTCAGAGGCAAGCTCTACTGTTCCTGCCGCTCTGGAGATTTAGTTCACACTGCCATTGGTCATAGAACTGTGACTAGTCTGCTTTCTTCCAAATGAATTTTTAGTCAGAGGTGTATGGAGAAGAGCACTGTATGTTTCTGTTGCTTGTGATTGTTTGCTTCCCTTGtaagcttttccatttgtttatgTTGTATGGCCCTTTTCCAAGGAGGTAGAAGCAATACGAATGCACAGCCAggtgaaatatttgttgtttgctGCACAGGTGAGTGAAAGATATGAAAACGTTGGCAAGGAAGCCCTAGACATTCTTCCAGACGGGGTGTGCTCTTCGCAATGAACCTTGGAGATTTTGAAGTGGCATCTGTGTTGCGTCTTTCAGTGATATGCAGAAAGGATGGCACTGAAGGCTTCTTTTGTTGAAGCTTATTGCTCAGGCCTGTAGCAAGTGGATAAGAACATACCTGTGCACGCGTCTAAAGATTTCAGTGGCTTGACTAACTTCTTCATAGAAGACAAAAGTTGTGGTTAGTTTATCAGGGTAAACTGATGGAATACATCAGCCTCTGAAATTAGTATGACATTGAACTCTTTGCTGACACTGTGGCTCAGAAAAGACCTGTACTTTCTACTAAATCTTTACGGAAATAGCTTCCTGCTTTTATCTTTCAAGCAGAAAACCCTTTTTCGTAGACTTTGTTGGCATTGCGAGGATACATGAAGAGAATTCTGCAGAAGGGGGGGGGTGTGATTTAAAAGGCTAAGAGAACACACTGAGTGTGTTGGCTTGCTTTCTCAATTGCTAACATATCCAATCAAAGCATAGGAACTGAATCAAGAAAGGAAGGGTTGCACATCTTCCGTTCATGGCATTCTCAAAATGTACGTAGCGTCTTGTTCTAGTTGGACCTACAGAGCAGCCTCTGGCAGACCACTGGCATTGCAGAGCATCACCTTGCTGAAATAGCGCTATTGAAGTCCCTAAGCATTTGCAAGTAACAGTGACAAACTGGTAAGAGATTGCTGTTTGCTTGTGTTAACCTTGCCTGCCTGGGAGCctgatttccctccccagctggagAAGCCGGAGGGACATCAAGGAGGCTGGAAGGGGGCTATTCAGGGGACCACACAGGGACGGGGAAGCAACGGCCAGCTGAGGGCTGATGCCTTTTAAATGGCTTGATTTGCTTCTTGGCTCTTGAGTCAAAACACCCATAGCTACGTTGCAGGACCAGCAATATGCCTGCTCCGGCTGCTCCAGACAGAGCCACACTGTGATGTCATCGTGGTGACACTGGGTCGTCACGGTGACGTTTGAGCTTCccccaccagaacccccagacaGTCCGTTGAGCCTCACTGGCTGactggcagcaccagcagtaGCCTCTGGCAGAAATGGCTGCAGACAGAAACTCGAGTGACAACGAGATAAATGACATCAAACAGGAGCCACTGCCAGAAGACATGTCGTACGGTTTTGCTCCAGACGAGCTGTTTGAGTCTTCGGACTCCCCTGCTCCTGAGCCTCTGGCACAGGATAAAGGAGCAGCTTGTGATGCTCCTGGAGCATcaacaaggggagaaaaagatcCCCAAGCTCTCCCTGAGGACCCTGAGACCAAACACCTTCCTCATCATTCTTCTGAGGAGGACGCTGGCCAGGACAACGTCTGCTCATCCCTCAGCTTCCCAAGGAAACTCTGGCAACTGGCTGAAAGTGAGGAATTTAAGGCCATCTGGTGGGGTCCCTCTGGAAACTGTATCGTGATCGACAAGGAAATGTTTGAAGCGGAAGTGCTGGGAAGGACAAGACCTCCGAGAGTTTTTGAGACTGAGAGAATGCAAAGTTTCATCCGTCAGCTTAATCTCTATGGAttcagaaaactgcagcagGACCCGCAAAGCTCTGCCTCGCTTCCTGATCTTCCTAAAGAAGAGGATGCATTTTCTGCTCCTAGGAAGGTACCTCCATTGCTCCACGCGTGAACCAATTCTCACAGTATTCTGATAACAGCAGATGTTCTGATCTGACTTGCTTGTTCAGGCTACTTCCAGGTGTTTTAGAGCTAGCATTGCTGAGGGGTAGAAATGCAGATAACGTTCATTTGGGTGGTACCCAATGAGTTTGAACCCATGGAACACAAAGATCAATAAATCAGGCTCTGAGGAGTCTCTATTTTCAGCCATTTGCAACGCACCAGGACTGTATCATCAGGACTGGATCATTAAGTTGTAGGCTTAAACCGACCAATAGATCTTGCTAAGCCAGGATTGCCTTTACCAATTAAAATCCTCAGTTCTCGTCTCTTGCTGTTTCTCAGTCCCAAACACGGAGCAACTAATTCttctcctttgcattttttagCTACTCTACTACTATAACCCCAACTTCAAGAGAGCTGCTCCCCACCTGCTCAAGAACTGCAAGCGACGAGTTGCCCCCAagaggaaggccctgcaggCGGGGCTGGATgagagctgccccagcagcagcctaaattcccagcctggctgcagagaCCTTGATATGGAGGAGGACGACCccatggcagcagctccagcagaaacACAGCCAGCGGCACGCGCAGGGTCCCCAGTCCCCAGGCACTGGGCAAAAGCCACCCCTGAAGCCAGCGGAGCCCCGACAGCCTCGCAGGGAGCTTCTCCCACCCTGccagatcctgctgcagcagcaggcagggccaAGCAGCAGCGTCTGGACCCCTCCCTGCTGctagcaggcagcagccacacCTCAGCTGccgctcctgctccctccccacaccACGTCCTCCCTTCCCACATCCCCCTGTGCCCAAACGCAAGAGCTCCGCAGGCTCCCCCGGCTGCCCTGCCTCCGTGCCGTCAGCTACCCTTTCCACTGGCCTTGCTGGCAGTCGCCTCGGCTGCAGCCCTTTTGCAGCCATACAGCTGGCAGTGCCTGGCAGCCCCACACTGCCCGACCTGCACCTGCGAACAAgacagggcagctgcaggagacaCAATGGCACCCAGGCATGGCACCCGCTAGACAGAGCACGGATAGCAGCACCCCCTCACACGTTCATAGTCTCTTAGTTCATTGGTTGATAGTGCTGGAGTTCATCTGTTAGAATAAGAAAACTTTCCCAGTTCCACTTGGTTAGGTCATGGATTGATTGCTCTGGACTTAGTCTGTTTGCACAATAAAACTTTTGCCGTTCCAGTTGTCTTTTTTGTATTATTCTTAAAAGGGGAAATCTCCGATTGAATTGGTATTTGGTCTCTCAAAAGGAAGTAGAAGCAACTGTTCTAACATCAGTTGGATCGTTTTCCAGAACAGACCAGCTCTCGAGGTTCTTAGCCACAGAGAGTAAAAGACTGGAAAATGTCTGCATGCCACATGCACTGCGGATGCTCTTCCTAACGATGACTTCTAACGGAAAGATAGGAGAGAGGaattaaataacagcatttgAATTATGGAAGACTCAGACAGGgaatgtcacagaatcacagaattgtaggggttggaagggacctcaggagatcatcgggtccaacccccctccCAAAGCAGGCTCctgagagcaggctgcccaggtaggcatccaggcgggccttgaatatctccagagaaggagagcccacaacctccctgggcagcctgttccagtgctctgtcaccctcactgtgaagaagttctttcgcacGCTGCTGCGGAACTTCCTGTCATCCAtgttgtggccattgccccttgtcctgtccccacaaaccacccaaaagaggttggccaaatccctctgcctcccacgCTTAAGATATGTGTAACATTAATACCATCCCCAATTCACCTTCGGGTGAATGCTTGCAAAGTTCACACTTTATTGGCAGGCAGGAACAACCTTTGATTCAATTTCTGAGCTAACTTTTATGAAGGAGCTGAGAAACCAATGGCTTTGGAGAGTCCAAACctgaaaaaacagagaattCAGAAGCTATGAAAAGAGACATGTTGAGCCTTTACTCTTCTCAGAGTATTATAATGGATACAAATTGGAGAAGTCTTTTAAATTGTAAAACCCCATTCCTTTAACATGCCAAATACCATTGCTTTGGATCTTCTGCTGTGAGACTTGGGGAAAATCAGGTAAAGAGCTGTGCGGGTTTCAGCCAGGATAgggttctttttcttcctaggGACTGGTATGCGCATTTTGGAGGAAAGTAACTCCAAATCCCAAATATAAACAACTTCTAGAGATAAAAATGTGAGGAGTCCAAGGTCGTGAAATCTGAAAGACAGCTTACTTTGCTAGGCTTTCTATGAAAGAGGTCATTCTTAATGCAATATTAGAGATCCTTCGATGGAAAGCAAGAACATTATTTAATCCAAAAGCCAGGTGCCACAAAGAGTAAAGAGATTTGGTGTAAGGGTATCTAACAGATTGAAATGTGGGTAAATATTTTGGTACTACCATAACATCCAGTCATAATGAGTTGCATGCAACTTTTtgacctccttttttttttttttttttttttttttccccagtcattTACCCACCCACATACAGTGCAACGAAAACAGATTTAGTAATAAAAGTAAGTATTCAGATAATCTAATAAAAACGTTTTGGTTATTCCAGCTTGTTATAGAAAAGCACCAAAAGttcaaaacatgcaaaacagcacagagaagtTGTGCAAATAAGTCTCAAAAGTGCATGACTGCTTCGCATGCAACCAAGAATCGTACAGCAGTGTTCTAGGTGTCTTTGCTGAAGTGCATTGTGTTTCATCATACACGATCAGGCTGCTGGAGGCTTTG includes the following:
- the LOC137865263 gene encoding heat shock transcription factor, Y-linked-like; its protein translation is MAADRNSSDNEINDIKQEPLPEDMSYGFAPDELFESSDSPAPEPLAQDKGAACDAPGASTRGEKDPQALPEDPETKHLPHHSSEEDAGQDNVCSSLSFPRKLWQLAESEEFKAIWWGPSGNCIVIDKEMFEAEVLGRTRPPRVFETERMQSFIRQLNLYGFRKLQQDPQSSASLPDLPKEEDAFSAPRKLLYYYNPNFKRAAPHLLKNCKRRVAPKRKALQAGLDESCPSSSLNSQPGCRDLDMEEDDPMAAAPAETQPAARAGSPVPRHWAKATPEASGAPTASQGASPTLPDPAAAAGRAKQQRLDPSLLLAGSSHTSAAAPAPSPHHVLPSHIPLCPNARAPQAPPAALPPCRQLPFPLALLAVASAAALLQPYSWQCLAAPHCPTCTCEQDRAAAGDTMAPRHGTR